The Aedes albopictus strain Foshan chromosome 1, AalbF5, whole genome shotgun sequence genomic interval GTTGGTCTCCCAGTGTCTGCCGCTGCCGTTTTCCATCCACTCTGAAATCGAAGGTCGGTCCGCGAGTCTCCAGTAAGTGAGTTCGGGATCGGGAAAAATACTGTGCCAGTTGAACAaagtggtccttcgaaccggatcgttGGACAATTGACCAGTGCAAAAAACGGCAAAAGTGCAGAAAGATCAAACAGCGTCAGTGTACCCGACCCACCACGTGGCCAGATCATTTTCGTAAGCATGCTGCATACGCGACGGTAGTGTGGGAAGCGTGGCTCGAAGCGAGGGAAGAAAAAGAGAGCGTGAAGAGAGTGCGCGTCACGAGAGTCGCTCAGCCACAGAATTAGTGCGCGTGTGTACGAGGGAACCACGTTGTCCGTGGAAGCGTGATCGGTTTGCGCAGAGGGGAAGTGCGCTTACAACGTGGAAGCGATTTTCGATACCACGCTGGTTGAGTGTGCGTCGATAGGCACCAACCACGCGTTCGCGAAGAAGGCTAGTGCAATAGCGACAACATTTTGGTGATAGTGACGTCGGCGTGGCTGAGCGTGTCAGCAGCCTATCAGTGTACTCGCGCGTAGTGGCATTTTTCTCGCTTGTTAGTGGTCAAAATTTCTCTCTGGTTCTGTCGGATGAACCAGACACCGGTACGATCACTACAAGCCAACCGGAGCCTCTACGCGCCAACGGAAATTGCAAACGGTGAGACTGCAAGTCGAATCTCTGTGTTGTCGCTAAttcgtgtcgttgtcgtcggcgtGGCTGAACCGTCAGCAGAAGAACGTTGAAGTGTTTGTGCCGTGGTAGAATTTTTTCGCTTGTTGAAGACCAAAATCACTTCGCTGGATCTGTGGGATGATCCAGAAACCCGGTCGGTCTTCACAAGAAAACCGGAACTACAAAGTGAACACGTGTTAGTGGACGATTTTGAAGATAATTGTGCGAATCTGTGAAAAGTTCCCGAGATCGTTGTGTTGGTGTGACGACCGTCAGTACCGGCACTGCAGCGAGTACAGCAGAGATTTCCCCTCTTGCTGGCATTCAACTAGCTGCGCCGCTTCATCCAGCGAGAGCGGCCACGAGGAGAAGAGCAGCAAGCACATCGGTTGCGTAAGTACCCCGCTTTTTTCCTATTCTTTGCACACGACATCGCGAAAGCCTATCGGTTGGCTCGTCGCGTTTCGCTACATTTTCGTCGCTCGCCCCGGTTCGGTAGAGTCAACCCGCGCGTTGACCCGGGAAGGAGCTATACGTTCGTATTCGTTTCCGTGTCGTATCACGTTAAAATGTCCCCGAAAACAGATCCCGAGTCTAACCCCGTGCTTCTGCGGGGAACCAAAAAACATTTGCTTGACGCTTTCGAGCAACTGAAGACCATATTCGCTGATGGAGGAGATGTGTTAAGTGATTCGGTTGATGCGTGGTCTGAAAGGTTAGAGCAAATTGCACAGGAATACCGTCGTGTGGTTTGCGAGTTAGAGACTGTTCACGGTGATGATTCGTATAAGACTGAACGACTTAATTTCGACAAATCGTACTGCGTAATGCGCGCCATTGCATTGAAGCTACAAAAGGGAAACCTTACTCCGCCATCCCATCAAGCCCCACGAACAGTGACTAACATTCGGTACCCTGAGTTGAGTCTACCGCGCTTCAGCGGGCGGCTAGAAGACTGGTGCGTTTTTCGCGATGCTTTCGATTCCGCTATCGGTTGCCGTACAGAGATCAATGACTACGAAAAGTTCCAATACCTAAAGGGTCTTGTTCAGGGTGACGCGTCGCGGATTGTGAATTCCGTTCCGGTCAGTCAGGACGGATATCGCGATGCATGGAGAGCACTAAAATTACGGTACGAGAATAAGCGTCAGCTGGTTCGTTGCCACATTCAAGCTTTGTTTGATACCCCAGCGATGAGAAGGGAGTCGGCAGAGGAATTGCTCAATCTTGTCGATCGTTTCGAGCAGCATTTGGCAGTGTTGAAGCGGTTGGGGGAGGATACGCTTGCCTGGAGCTCCCTGTTAGTTTTCCAGCTTTCCACTCGCTTACATCCAAACACCTTGAGGGAATGGGAAAACCATTGCGTCCGTCTCGATTCCGACAACGTGGCAGCCGTTCTAGGAGGCACGGCTGAAGGCGATGAAGGCGATGATGAGGAGGACTTGCCGTCGTACGTGAGGATGGTTAACTATTTGCAGAATTATGCGAGGGTGCTGCAGTCAGTAGGTCCATTCAGAGATCGGGATGCGAAGTCCAAACCGGTAAGGTCCGCCGTTCATGTTAGTTCGCCACCTGTCTCGTCCATTCCTAAATCTCCTGGAAAATGTGCGAAATGTCACCAGGACCATTTCCTGTATCAATGTCCGGATTTCAACAAGCTCTCCGAGAACCAAAGGCTGGAGTTTGCAAAAAACCTCAAGCTCTGCTTGAACTGCCTCGGGAAGGTTGACCACTTCGCTAAAGCTTGTCCGTGGAAAACCTGTAACCGATGTTCCAAGAAGCACCATACCTTGCTTCATGGGGCAAACTTCGCACTTCCAACTTCGTCTGGCAGTCAACCCTCTCGACCAGTTGCCATGGTGGCGCAGCCGTCTAGTCCGCCACAAACACCGAGGTCACCGAGCCTACAAGATTCCCGCTCTTCCTCGTCGACAACCCTGTCTGCTCAGTCGCAACCCCCGTTTGCGTACACGGACCTGAATGTAGCCATGATGACTTGCGATACGGTGAAGGTCCCAAACACCGTGATCCTACCAACTGCCTTAGTCGAGATCGAGGGAAACCATGGACGCAAGGTGCTAGCCAGGTGTCTACTAGATTCTGGTTCGCAAAGCAATTTCATGACGAGTGCACTATGCCAGGAGTTGCATCTTTCTCGAACCAATGCTCCAAGTCCCGTGGTACTTTCCGGTATCGGTCAAGCAACTATCAAGTCGAATCAGATGGTCTCCGCGAAGTTATCGTCTCTCACATCCGCCTTTTCCGTCGAACCGCAGTTCCTGGTGTTGCCGTCGCTCGCTGTCAAGTTGCCTGTTTCAACCATTAGCATCCAGGAATGGCCGATTCCCCCGCGTGTAACCTTGGCGGATCCTGCTTTCTTCGTTTCGCAAAAGGTTGACATCATTCTTGGAGCCGAATACTTCTTCGACATACTACGGTATGGTCGGATTCAACTAGGTGAGAAGCTGCCATCTCTACAAAACACAGTCCTCGGGTGGATTGTATCCGGAGCGTGTCCAGTTGCTGATCATGACCATGCTGATCCTCGTGCTTGTTTTACCACCAACACCGCCCGGAtcgaggaaattctccagaagttttgggAGCTGGAAACCGTCCGTGAGACCAAACCTTGGTCCCCTGAAGAAAAGTACTGCGAACAGCATTTCGTCGATAATACAGCACGCAACGAGGACGGAAGGTATGTTGTGAAACTCCCGAAACGTGAAGAGCTATTGCTTCAGTTAAGGGATAACCAAGGCCAAGCAGCGAAGCGCTTCTATTCGTTAGAGAGGTCATTGCAAGCGAATCCTGAAAAGAAGGTACTCTACCACAACTTCATCCAGCAGTACCTGGGCATGGGACACATGCGAGAGGTTTCTTCCCAAGAGCTGTGCCAACGTCCGCAGTTTTTTCTCCCCCACCACGGAGTGTTGAAGATGGACAGTGCCACCACCAAACTGCGCACGGTCTTCGACGGTTCTTGTAAATCAAGTTCCGGCATTTCCCTAAACGACGTCCTGCTTGCCGGTCCAACGATTCAAGATGCCTTGGTGGAGATAGTTGTTCGCTTCCGTATGCACCGTTTCGTAATCGCTGCCGACATTGAAAAGATGTTCAGGCAGATCCTAGTCCACCCCGATGATCAACCGCTTTCGAGAATCTGGTTTCGCTTTGACTCGGAACATCCTCTGAAGGCCTATCAACTAGTGACAGTAACATACGGACTGAATAATTCTCCCTTTCTGGCGACACGGGTGCTGAAGCAGCTGTCTGAAGACGAGCAGGAGAATTTCCCGCTTGCGGCACCAATTGCAAGGAAGGATTTCTACATGGACAACCTTCTAAGTGGCTGCAGCGATGAAACGGAGCTGATGACAATTGTCAGTCAAATGATCGAGTTGCTTCGCGCAGGAGGATTTCCGCTTCGGCAGTGGCCATCGAATTGTCAGGCGGTCCTTGACGTCATTCCGGAAGAGTTGAGGGAAACGCGTACATTGTTGGAGCTCGATGAAAACAACCCAATATCTGCTCTTGGGCTGCTTTGGGAACCGGCAAGCGATAAACTCGCGTACAAGTTACCCAACCTGAAGGAAAATGCACCGCTGACAAAACGAACCGTTCTATCCCAAATGAGCAGTTTGTTCGACCCCCTTGGGTTACTAGGGCCTGCGATTGTTCGAGCGAAGATATTGATGCAGTCGCTGTGGAAGCAACACCTCGACTGGGACGCGCCGTTGCCAGAAGGTTTCCGAAAGGATtggcaggaattccaggacaGCATACCCTTCATCCGGGACTTCAAGGTTTCCCGCGCAGTAGTGAAGTACCCCTACCATCGGCTTGAGTTACACGGGTTCAGCGACGCGTCGGAGCTAGCCTACGGTGCGTGCATCTACCTCCGGTCAGTGGACGAGAACAACAAGTGCACCGTTGAACTCTTGATAGCCAAATCTCGTGTTGCGCCCATCAACAGCAAATCGGTTCCGCGGTTGGAGCTTTCCGCTGCGCTCTTGCTAGCACACTTGCTCGAGTTGGTGAGTAAAAGCACATCTCTTTTCGTACCCGTCTACCTGTGGACGGACTCCACCGTGGTGTTGAGCTGGCTAGCGGCACCACCGTCAAGATGGAAAACCTTTGTGGCGAACAGAGTGGCGGAGATACAGGAGATCACATCGTCAGCCGTATGGAATCACGTGTCATCGGAAGATAACCCAGCGGATATGATATCACGAGGCGTCAATCTTCGGGATTTGACTGAGTGCACTTTCTGGTGGCATGGGCCAAGATGGCTCAGACTGTCTACGTTACCGTGGTCGGACAAATACGTTGTGAATATCGATCAAAGTGAAGAACTAGAACCTCGTAAAACCGTCGCGTTACCGATAATAGCAGAGAGTGAAGACATTATCGACCGATATTCGCAGCTCGGTCGCTTGCTAAGAGTTTGTGCGTGGGGGCATCGGTTCCGTGAAAATACTCGTCGCGAAGTGACTGATCGCGTTACCGGTCCGTTGTCGTCCGCGGAAATCGATCGCGCGCTCGTCGGTCTCGTTCGTCGTGTGCAAGAGGAACATTTTGGTCCGGAGATCGCTCAGCTCGAGCAGGGGCTTCCCGTTGGCAAGAAGTCAAAGCTGCGGTTCTTGAAGCCGTCGCTTGTCCAGGGCGTAATTAGAGTCAGCGGCCGGCTCCATCATTCGGCGCTCTCCGTTGACGAAAAACATCCTATCGTGCTCCCTGCTAAACATCACCTGACGTGGCTGATCGCCACTTCGGAACATGCCAGGACTCTCCATGGTGGTCCAAATCTTCTACTTTCGTCGCTTCGTCAACGGTTTTGGCCACTCAATGGGCGGAATCTAGCTCGATCCGTTGTTCATCAGTGCGTCACCTGTGCTAGAGCTCGTCCTCGGTTGCTCGAGCAAATGATGGGAGATCTGCCACCAGTGAGGGTCAACCGATACTTCCCATTTGACAACGTTGGCGTTGATTTTGCTGGACCTCTCTACGTGCGCCACTCGAGTGGCAAGGCGGCTTCGATCAAGGTGTATGTCGCAGTCTACGTGTGTCTAGGGATCAAGGCGGTACATCTCGATTTAGTACCTGATCTTACTACCGAGGGGTTCGTCGCCAGTCTTCGTCGCTTTGTCGGCAGGCGAGGAAAACCACATCACATCTACTGCGACAACGGTCGTAACTTCGTTGGTGCGCAGCGAGAGTTGGGAGAACTACGTCGACTGTTTCTGTCCCAAGCGCACAAGGACGCCGTGACAAAGGAGTGCACCGACGGAGGAATAGAATTCCACTTCATACCGCCCAGATCGCCGTCAATGGGTGGCATTTGGGAAGCTGCGGtgaagtcaatgaagtttcatCTTCGACGTGTTGTGGGGAACGCGTTGCTCACTGAAACAGAACTTCGTACTGTGCTGATTCAGATAGAAGCAACGTTGAATTCCCGCCCCATATCACCGATGTCAGAGGATCCACAAGACCTGGAACCACTGACTCCAGGACACTTTCTGGTTGGCAGACCACTCAATGTCATACCGGAGCCAGACCTTGGAACCGTATCGGAGAAACAGCTGTCGCGCTGGCAGCGAGTTCAGAACCTGTCGCAGCACTTCTGGAGACGATGGAGCAAAGACTACCTCAGCAACCTACAAAATCGCTACCGCTGGACGGAGGTTTCAGCGAACTTGGTCAAGAACACTATCGTCTTGCTTCAGGACAAAAACTTGCCTCCGCAGAAGTGGGCCATCGGGAGGATCGTCGAAGTTCATCCGGGCAAGGATGGACTCGTAAGAGTTGTCTCAGTAAGGACAGCCGCTGGAGTGACACAGAGGGCAGTTAGTAAGCTGTGTCTGCTACCTGTGGAAATAGACGCAGAGCTTGCAACCGCTCCGTTGAGCGTAGTGAGCCGTCCGGCGCCAGACGAGGAGGAATGAATTCATTTTGGCGGCCGGGATGTTGAATATCAAATAGTTCAAAATGACTCCATTCTACGGTATCATAGCTTAAGCATTGTATTGTCCGTAAACTAACGGTAAAATCATGTGCCTTCCAAATTAGAAAGCCACTTTGGCCTTGATAATCTATATTCTTTTGTATAATTGATTATATACCACGCTATGTATTAGCCTAACACTAATTTAAGCCTATGCACTAATACTTGAAACCTGTACCCTATAAAACCAAACCCCCATCCCTGAATACAAGTCAGTCTTCTTCAACCAGTGAAACAGTGAATCTCGCACGCGCCGCATTTCTAACCGCAATCCGAAAACCCCAGTTCTACGCGAGTGTTGGTCTCCCAGTGTCTGCCGCTGCCGTTTTCCATCCATTCTGAAATCGAAGGTCGGTCCGCGAGTCTCCAGTAAGTGAGTTCGGGATCGGGAAAAATACTGTGCCAGTTTAACAACATgcttttagagccaaaaactgcattaaacaaccgccatcttgaattttagaccgtcaTCTTTGATGTTtttgtcgccatttttggactccagatatcTTCCCGTGCCAAATAttcctatattgcatggttttggacccaaaattccattaaacagccgccataatgAATGTTTAGCCGACTTCGTGGAATTTTTGGTCACCAGTGTTAATTTCTGCACAACCATGCTAATGGATACACAAATcggcgctgtttgatgtgtcgcatgataggacttggttcagttttatatacgaccagttctaccggtggTACTGGTCTGGATCACTggaatggtcataactccgatacgccttgaccgatctgaaccatttttttAATAGCAAGTTATGCAGTAAAATATCGGTTCGAttggagctataatccgaaaaatcggccaatgtgaAGTGCCTTAAAAGCGAGTGACCTTCgttgtacacatacatacatacacacatatgcACATacatacatcgaatgcgtgataCTTCTGCCGTATGACCTGTGTTTTCAAACAGAGCATTAGGTCGCAATAAGGATAAAAATGCCTCTTAGTATACTAGAGTATACTAGAGTTTcacgggaagtcctccaggagtatctcggaaattcttccaggagatcgtCGGAAATTGGTCCAGGAGTTCATCagtattttctccagaagttcgtcgggaatttcttcaggagttcctcgggaattcctgcaggagttcctcgggaattcctgcaggagttcctcgagaatttcctggagttcctccgggaattcatcgggaattcctctagaagatcctcggaaattcatcctggagttccgcagagattcctccaagagttcctcagaaatttctccagagttcagtcaggaatttctacaagatgttctcggaaattcctcaaggagttccttggggattcttccagcagttcctcgggaattcctctaggagtatcttgggcattattccaggagttcttcggaaattcttccaagagtttcacgGTAAGTCGTCCTGGAgtatctcggaaattcttccagaagatcctcaggaattgcgccagagatcctcggaaattcctcctggagatcgtcAGGAATCGGTCCAGGAGTTCATCagctattcctccagaagttccttggcaatttctgcaggagtacttcgggtatttctccagaactacttcgggaattcctccaggagatccttggaaattccttcaggagttcctcgggaattcctgcaggagttcctcgagaatttcctggagttcctccgggaattcatcgggagctccttcaaaagttcttcgggaattcttccaggaaatcctcgggaactcctccagacgaTCCTTGAAAaatgctccaagagttcctcgggagtctctccaagagatccttgttgatcctccaggaaatccgcaagaataactctaggaaattcttggaaattcctccaagagatcctcgggaattcctacataagatcttcgggaatccttccaggagtttttcgggaattcctacaggagttactctgaaaattttcc includes:
- the LOC109400286 gene encoding uncharacterized protein LOC109400286, producing MSPKTDPESNPVLLRGTKKHLLDAFEQLKTIFADGGDVLSDSVDAWSERLEQIAQEYRRVVCELETVHGDDSYKTERLNFDKSYCVMRAIALKLQKGNLTPPSHQAPRTVTNIRYPELSLPRFSGRLEDWCVFRDAFDSAIGCRTEINDYEKFQYLKGLVQGDASRIVNSVPVSQDGYRDAWRALKLRYENKRQLVRCHIQALFDTPAMRRESAEELLNLVDRFEQHLAVLKRLGEDTLAWSSLLVFQLSTRLHPNTLREWENHCVRLDSDNVAAVLGGTAEGDEGDDEEDLPSYVRMVNYLQNYARVLQSVGPFRDRDAKSKPVRSAVHVSSPPVSSIPKSPGKCAKCHQDHFLYQCPDFNKLSENQRLEFAKNLKLCLNCLGKVDHFAKACPWKTCNRCSKKHHTLLHGANFALPTSSGSQPSRPVAMVAQPSSPPQTPRSPSLQDSRSSSSTTLSAQSQPPFAYTDLNVAMMTCDTVKVPNTVILPTALVEIEGNHGRKVLARCLLDSGSQSNFMTSALCQELHLSRTNAPSPVVLSGIGQATIKSNQMVSAKLSSLTSAFSVEPQFLVLPSLAVKLPVSTISIQEWPIPPRVTLADPAFFVSQKVDIILGAEYFFDILRYGRIQLGEKLPSLQNTVLGWIVSGACPVADHDHADPRACFTTNTARIEEILQKFWELETVRETKPWSPEEKYCEQHFVDNTARNEDGRYVVKLPKREELLLQLRDNQGQAAKRFYSLERSLQANPEKKVLYHNFIQQYLGMGHMREVSSQELCQRPQFFLPHHGVLKMDSATTKLRTVFDGSCKSSSGISLNDVLLAGPTIQDALVEIVVRFRMHRFVIAADIEKMFRQILVHPDDQPLSRIWFRFDSEHPLKAYQLVTVTYGLNNSPFLATRVLKQLSEDEQENFPLAAPIARKDFYMDNLLSGCSDETELMTIVSQMIELLRAGGFPLRQWPSNCQAVLDVIPEELRETRTLLELDENNPISALGLLWEPASDKLAYKLPNLKENAPLTKRTVLSQMSSLFDPLGLLGPAIVRAKILMQSLWKQHLDWDAPLPEGFRKDWQEFQDSIPFIRDFKVSRAVVKYPYHRLELHGFSDASELAYGACIYLRSVDENNKCTVELLIAKSRVAPINSKSVPRLELSAALLLAHLLELVSKSTSLFVPVYLWTDSTVVLSWLAAPPSRWKTFVANRVAEIQEITSSAVWNHVSSEDNPADMISRGVNLRDLTECTFWWHGPRWLRLSTLPWSDKYVVNIDQSEELEPRKTVALPIIAESEDIIDRYSQLGRLLRVCAWGHRFRENTRREVTDRVTGPLSSAEIDRALVGLVRRVQEEHFGPEIAQLEQGLPVGKKSKLRFLKPSLVQGVIRVSGRLHHSALSVDEKHPIVLPAKHHLTWLIATSEHARTLHGGPNLLLSSLRQRFWPLNGRNLARSVVHQCVTCARARPRLLEQMMGDLPPVRVNRYFPFDNVGVDFAGPLYVRHSSGKAASIKVYVAVYVCLGIKAVHLDLVPDLTTEGFVASLRRFVGRRGKPHHIYCDNGRNFVGAQRELGELRRLFLSQAHKDAVTKECTDGGIEFHFIPPRSPSMGGIWEAAVKSMKFHLRRVVGNALLTETELRTVLIQIEATLNSRPISPMSEDPQDLEPLTPGHFLVGRPLNVIPEPDLGTVSEKQLSRWQRVQNLSQHFWRRWSKDYLSNLQNRYRWTEVSANLVKNTIVLLQDKNLPPQKWAIGRIVEVHPGKDGLVRVVSVRTAAGVTQRAVSKLCLLPVEIDAELATAPLSVVSRPAPDEEE